The DNA region GACACTCTCCAGGAGAGCCCTCAGTCTTCGTTCGACCTGGTCATCGGCAACCCTTTATATGGCCGGGTCCGCTTGTCCAAGGAGGGCCGGGAGAAATTCAAAAACAGTCTGTACGGCCATGCCAATCTCTATGGCCTGTTCACTGATCAGGCCATGTCTTTCGTCAAGCCTGGCGGTCAGGTGGCCTCTATCACTCCCACCAGCTTCCTGGCCGGGCAATACTTCAAGAACCTGCGCAATCTTCTGAGCCAAAAGGCCCCGCCTGTGCGCTTTGCTTTTATTTCAGCCAGGAACAATGTCTTTGAAAACGTGCTCCAGGAACACAAAAAAGTATAAAATATTTGCCTTAGAGGAAACAATTTTCATATATTATGCAATATTGGTTATCGTAAAAAATGCCTTTTAAATATG from Desulfovermiculus halophilus DSM 18834 includes:
- a CDS encoding Eco57I restriction-modification methylase domain-containing protein is translated as MLAKHVFLSGQSSSLVQILDTLQESPQSSFDLVIGNPLYGRVRLSKEGREKFKNSLYGHANLYGLFTDQAMSFVKPGGQVASITPTSFLAGQYFKNLRNLLSQKAPPVRFAFISARNNVFENVLQEHKKV